A segment of the bacterium genome:
GACCGGGCCGAGCGTTTCGCGCGCCTCGGCGGCGCGCTGCCCGTCGGAACGGCGGCGGCGGCGGCGGCGGCGATGGCCGCTGCGTTGCGGGGTGTCGGATCGCGCCGCGTCCGGACCGGTCGTCTCGGCGACCGGCGCGCTGCCGTCGTCTGGGGTGCGGTTCACGTCGATCTCTCGCGGCTGCGCCGTTCGCGGTCGCAGCGGTGATCTGTCGCAGGCGTGGTGCGGTAGCAGGGGACCGTCCGATCTCGCCTCCGACGCTGAAGCCCGTCGCGCTGACGGGACCTGACTTCCAACGTCCCTGGGATGCCGCGAATTTCCGGGAAACGCGCCGAGCACCCCGTCCTGCTTTGAACGTGTGTAGAGGATGAGGCGAGTGCCGTCAATCCGGATCGGCGGCGGCGCTGCGCGGTCGCCGGCCGGGGTGTCGGGCACGGCGCCGCCGCAGCAGGCGCAACAGCGCCGCGCCGAGCAACGGCCAGGCGCTCGCGGCGCCAGGGACGATCGCGCAACTGTTGGCGCCCTCCGGCACGCCGCCGCCACCCCCGCCGCCACCGCCGCCGCCGGGATAGATCGCCTCGGCGCCGGACACGTCGTCGGCCTGCGGCGCTTCCAGCCGCGGCGGCACCAGGCGGGAGCGCATCAGCGTGCCCGTGCCGTCGGCACCGCAGGCGTCGGCATGGTCGAGCCCGAGCACGTGACCGAGCTCGTGCATGGCGACCTGCAGAAAGGCGGCGTTGTCGGCGAGGAGGAACGAGTTGGCGTTGAAGGTCACATCGGCATCGACGAGCTCGCCGTTCGCCATCCAGAAGCTGCGGGTGATCGCCAGGGCGTCGCCGAAGCTCGCCTGCCCGCACGGCGTGTCGGCGATGGTCAGGGTCGCGATGCCGTCGCGGGCGCAGGCGGGCCCGTTGCCGACGCCGAAGCGAAAGCGCCGCAGGCTCTGGTTCCAGCGCTGCCGGGCCTGGTCGGCGAGGCCGCGCTGCGGCTCCGGCAACAGGTTGACGGCCACCGACACGGTGGCGTCGCGCCAGAACAGGTTCTGGTCACCGCGACTGCACGGGTTGTTGTTGACGCGCAGCAGCTCGTAGGCCGGGGCGGCGGTCGCCGCGATCAGCGCCACCGCCGCGAGGGACGCGGCCCGCCTCACGGCGTCGGCTCCGCCAGTTGGGCGCGGACGCGCGCCAGGAAGGTGTCGAGCGGCAGCGCCGCGCCGCGGTCGTCGGCGGCGCCGCGTTGGAGCGCGGCCCGGCCGATGCCGGTCACCGCCTTGCCCTCGGCATCGAGCACCACCGGGCCGTCGGCGCCGTCGACGACGCGGAACAACCCCTGGTTGAAGCCGACGATCGGGCTGACGAAGTGCCCGGCGTGGGCGAAGACGACGCGGCGCTGGCCGACCGCCAGCTCGGGCACGCCGGCGACCGCCTCGCGCAGGCCGTCCATCTCCCCGCCGGCGAAGCGCAGCGCGATCTGCGCCTGCGGCCCGCCGCGCAGCCAGGTGAGATCGGTGAAGGTCACCACCGTTTCGATCGCCTGCTGCTGGGGATCGCTCCAGCGGGACTGGACGCTGGCGACCGTGCCGACGAAGATCAGCTCGGCCTCGCGGCAGAGGGCGCTGAAGTCCTTGGCGACCACCACCGTCGCGCCGGCGCGGTGCGCCGGCAGCGCGGCGAGCAGCAGGCTCAGCAGCGCGATCGCGGCGGCGCCATGGCACGGTCGCACAGAGCGGATCACAGGAACTGCTTCCACCAGGGCGCGCCGGACTGCTGGTACTTGGCCGACTTCGCGGCGCTCGCGGCGCGGGACTTCGGCGCGCTCTTGGCCGCCGTCTTCGGCGCCGGCTTGCTGGCGCGGACCGGCTTCCTGGCGGGCTTCTTGGCCGACTTCGCGGACGCCTTCTTCGCCATGATGTACACCCTCCTCCTCGTGACCGTGATCGGCCTCCCAGGCCGCGTGGGCGCGGGCTCGCGGGCCCGCGCGGTCGATGTGTTCGTGCGCGCTCATATCAACCAGACACCTCCTGGCGCTTCAAGCTCGCCCCACCGGTGATCGCTGGGCGGTCGGCATGGCGTCGGCGCCGTGGGCGATGGCGGCGCGCCCGAAGCGATCGACGAGGATCAGACCGGCCTCGACGGCGCGACCCGTCAGGTCGCGGACCAACGCCGCGGCGACCGCGGCGGGGTCGCGACCGGCGCGCACCCCATCGACCGCGGCGCGCGTCAGCCCGGCGAGCAGGATCGCTTCGCCGTCGCCAGTGGCGGACGCGGCGCCGGCCCGGTCGTCGGCATAGGTACCGGCGCCGATGACCGCGCTGTCGCCGATGCGCCCGGCGCGCTTGCCGCGCAGGCCGCCGGTCGAGGTCGCCGCCGCGACGTGCCCGGCGGCGTCGCAGGCGACCGCGCCCACCGTCCCCGGTTGGCCGGCGAGCCGGTCGCTCCAGCGCCGGCGCTGCACCGCGGTCACCAGGCTCTCCGGCGGCACGGCCGGCAGTCGGTGAGCGCGGCCGAGCTGTTCGGCGCCGGCGCCGGCGACGAGCACGTGGCGACCTTCCACGAGTAGCGTGCGCGCCAGCCGCACCGGATTGCGGATCGTCGTCACCCCGGCGACGCCGGCGCCGCGGCCGCTGGCGCCGTCCATGATCGAGGCGTCCATCTCGACCGTTCCGGCGTCGGTGAGGCTCGATCCGACGCCGGCATTGAAGCGCGGGTCGTCCTCCAGGAACCGCACCGCGGCCTCGACGGCGTCGATGGCGCTGCCGCCGGCGGCGAGGATCGCCCAGCCGGCCGCCGCTGCCTCGCCACAGCCGGCGACGGCGGCGGTGAGCAGGTCGGCCGGCCACGGGCCGGCCCCGCCGTGAACGATCAAGGTCGGGCGCTGCATACAGTCGGGATGGGCCGCCGCGGGCCCACGCGCGTTCTCGCGACGGAGACGGGATCGGAGGGGATCTGGCGCGAGGCTACCAACCTGGAACGTCAGTGGCCAGTCCGCGGTTCCGACGCGGGCGACGGAGCGCGATCGCCAGGCCGCACCGAGCCCCAGCCGGTGCTCTGTCCGACGCTGGCCGCGTCTGGTAAACGACGCCGCGTGACCCAGTCCCGCGACGGCGCGCCGCGCCCTGCCGACCCCGTGCGCGTCTTCGTCGGCGGCACCTTCGACGGTCTGCATCGCGGCCACCTGTTCCTCTTCGAGCACGCGCACCGGCGCGGCGCCGCGATGGCGCGGCGGCAGGGCCGGCCCGGCGTCCACCTCAGCGTCGTCGTGGCGCGCGACGACAGCGTGCGCCGCATCAAGCACCGGCCGCCGCATCACACCCAGCGCGAGCGGTGCGCGCTCGTCGCCGCGCTGCGCCTGGTCGACGAGGCGTTCGTTGGAGCGCGCAACGACTTCATCGCCTCGGTGCGGCGGGCGAACCCGGACCTCATCGTGCTCGGCCACGACCAGAAGGCGGGCTGGGAGGACGCGCTGCACGCCGCCGGCATCTTCGCCAAGATCGTCCGCTGCCCACCGTACGAGCGCCAGCGGCTGAAGACGACGTTTCTGCGGTCCGACCTGGAGCGGATGTCGACCTAGTGTCCCGGGCGCGGCGCCACGGTCGGCGGACGCGTCAGCAGGGCGGGATGCGCAGCAACTGGCCGGTGCGCACCGCTCCCGACTTGAGGCTGTTGCCGCGGCGGATCTGATCGATCGTGCAGCCGTAGCGCGCCGCGATCGCGGCCAGCGTCTGGCCGCGCTGAACGCGGTGGACGCGAGCGGTCGACGCGGTGCGCCCGCGGGTCGCCACGTTGCGCCGTTCGGTGGCGCGGCGCGCCATGTCCGACGCCGGCAGGGCGACGGCGCAACTGCGGAAGCGCGCCGCGCCGCCGGCCGGCAGGCGCAGGCTGTAGCCGGAGGGAATGGCGGCGCGGCCGGCGCGCACCGGCGGCAACAGGCTGGGGTTGAGGTCGCTCACCGCGAACACGTCCGCATCGGCGCAGCGCGCCGCGCTGGTGATGGACATCGGGCTCGACAGCTCCACCGTCTCGGTGCGCAGCGGCGGGTGCAGCTCGATCTCGCCGAAGTACTTGCGGTGGTTGTGCTCGACGTGCAGCGCGGCGAGGAACTCGGGGTAGAAGTTGCGCGACGCGAACTTGAACGCCGGCCCCTTGTAGTCGCGGATGATGGTGGCGATGTCGGTCGTGCCGGTGTCGCGCACGGCCCGCGCCATGCCGCCCGGTCCGTGATTGTAGGCCTTGATCGCCAGCGGCCAGGTGCCGAGCCGGTCGTAGTTCTGGCGCATGAACGTCGCCGCCGCCGCGGTGGCGACCAACGGGTCGAGCCGCTCGTCGACGACGTCGTCGACGCGCATGAAATGGCGCGCCGTCCCCGGCATGAACTGCCACACGCCGGCCGCGCCCACCTTCGAGTACGCCTTCATGTTGAACGTCGACTCGACGAGCGGCAGGCGGGTGATCTCGACCGGCACGCCGTTGCGGCGGAAGATCTCCTCCATGTACGGGAAGTAGGCGTGGCCGATCGCGATGCCCTCGGCGAAGCGCTCGCGGAGCCCGCGTTGGCCGCGGATGCGATCCGACGCGGCGGCGTCGAGGTACTTGGTCGGC
Coding sequences within it:
- a CDS encoding matrixin family metalloprotease, producing MRRAASLAAVALIAATAAPAYELLRVNNNPCSRGDQNLFWRDATVSVAVNLLPEPQRGLADQARQRWNQSLRRFRFGVGNGPACARDGIATLTIADTPCGQASFGDALAITRSFWMANGELVDADVTFNANSFLLADNAAFLQVAMHELGHVLGLDHADACGADGTGTLMRSRLVPPRLEAPQADDVSGAEAIYPGGGGGGGGGGGVPEGANSCAIVPGAASAWPLLGAALLRLLRRRRARHPGRRPRSAAADPD
- a CDS encoding isoaspartyl peptidase/L-asparaginase, with translation MQRPTLIVHGGAGPWPADLLTAAVAGCGEAAAAGWAILAAGGSAIDAVEAAVRFLEDDPRFNAGVGSSLTDAGTVEMDASIMDGASGRGAGVAGVTTIRNPVRLARTLLVEGRHVLVAGAGAEQLGRAHRLPAVPPESLVTAVQRRRWSDRLAGQPGTVGAVACDAAGHVAAATSTGGLRGKRAGRIGDSAVIGAGTYADDRAGAASATGDGEAILLAGLTRAAVDGVRAGRDPAAVAAALVRDLTGRAVEAGLILVDRFGRAAIAHGADAMPTAQRSPVGRA
- a CDS encoding adenylyltransferase/cytidyltransferase family protein encodes the protein MTQSRDGAPRPADPVRVFVGGTFDGLHRGHLFLFEHAHRRGAAMARRQGRPGVHLSVVVARDDSVRRIKHRPPHHTQRERCALVAALRLVDEAFVGARNDFIASVRRANPDLIVLGHDQKAGWEDALHAAGIFAKIVRCPPYERQRLKTTFLRSDLERMST
- a CDS encoding transglycosylase SLT domain-containing protein, with the protein product MRGQQRARRVTVEWVSAIAATLLGCLIANAAGAAATFTVPPALRPQVDFWIAIFATYSRYQDVIHDTEHLDRVYSVLDFRELAAQGASGGQIDGLMRAQEDAEKQRVRAMLYRLQDDPDPATLSAEELRLQALFASDPSPTKYLDAAASDRIRGQRGLRERFAEGIAIGHAYFPYMEEIFRRNGVPVEITRLPLVESTFNMKAYSKVGAAGVWQFMPGTARHFMRVDDVVDERLDPLVATAAAATFMRQNYDRLGTWPLAIKAYNHGPGGMARAVRDTGTTDIATIIRDYKGPAFKFASRNFYPEFLAALHVEHNHRKYFGEIELHPPLRTETVELSSPMSITSAARCADADVFAVSDLNPSLLPPVRAGRAAIPSGYSLRLPAGGAARFRSCAVALPASDMARRATERRNVATRGRTASTARVHRVQRGQTLAAIAARYGCTIDQIRRGNSLKSGAVRTGQLLRIPPC